The Chaetodon auriga isolate fChaAug3 chromosome 4, fChaAug3.hap1, whole genome shotgun sequence region CTTTTAAAGTCAGAGAGTAATCTTCATCATATCAGTTTTGAACAACATGACTCGTAGAGATTGACTGATTGGCCTAATGTGGACTGCAGAAGAACAAGATGTATGTCTGACACtgcaaaatacatttctttACCTGCTCCAAGTTGTCTGAGGTTTCAGCTCTATGAGACTGGAAGGAGCTCCTCTTTCTTCTGGTCGGTGAAATGGGTGAACATAAAGAAGGAATAGGTGATGTCAGATTAGTGTGTGAAATAGTGTGTGGATATCATTGCTCTGTAGCAGAAGACCGTTTTGCTCACCTAATCcacaaaatgacagagaaggGTATTAAAATCAGGAGAACAGCACAgactcctgcagcagcagcagcagctgctttccATGTTGTCCCTGCTGTAGTGTGGACAGTGAGAGTCTTTTCATGAGAGCTGATATTTTGGGGAGTTTTGACAGCACAGGAGTAGTTTCCTGCatgctgactgctgactgagtcTAGAACCAGGTGTTTGTTCTGGTTCTGTGGCAGGGTCAGAGGTCGACTGTTCAGGTACCACATGTAGTTTGTGATGTCAGTCAGAGGACAGCTGgtgctgcaggtcagtgtgactctctgacccTCTGTCACCACTGCAGATGGAGCAAATGTCACTTTCAGACCTGAAAGACAGTTTGATTGATCAGTAAAGGTAAGAGAAAAGTACATTAGGTCCTCATaactaaacaacaaaatgagttttttttcagtgtcttctCAAACAATCAATTTAGCCAAAATgcaagtgttttctgatcttcCACCCTAATGTTAAAGTCTGgtaaaactaaactaaaactatGATACTTTTTAGAGAAAGATCACCTTCATGCTAAAAGGTAACAAATACTTTCTGTTTGTAGGAGGTGGGACAGGATTTGAGCTATCTGGTGTCAAAAGGCCTTCCCATGCACATACGCTAGCTTGGCTTGACTCGGTTTGACTCAGTGTATCAGCCCAGCGCGGCTGTGATTTGCATCTCCTTTACAACAAGGCCTGCTTGAAGGTGTGTCGTAAACTGATGATGCACTTCTCTTGAGTTGATGGTGCTAAAAAGCAGCGGTCTCTTCAGTGCTGTTTAGTGATGCACTGTGCGACAGTTGTTTGTAGCCAGCTACTTATTATCATGGATTTTCAAGTCAGTAATTCTCTATACaaaaataatgtatttaatCTAAAGAATCACCTGTGACAACCAAAATCACTCCAGGTAAATCTGACTGTTTCcatccttcatcttcctggAGTCTGAATGTATATTCTGCTGAGTCATTCTTCTTCAGGTTATTGATTGTCAGGATGTGGTGgtttttgcttttgtcattATACTGAACATGACCTGCAAGGTCAGTCAGCTTTTCGGGATCCTTATTCAGAGCTCTCTTAATTTTATACCATGATTTAGACTCTGGCTGCTGGTAGCTGGGATGAGAATATTGGCTTGAAATGTTCACTGTAGAGCCTTTCAGAGCACAGATTCTCCTTCTGACATAATTCACACTCCAGCAGTTCTTATCCTCAGCGCCTGAAATATAGATGAAAGACAAGAGGCAGTTTCATTTTAAGTAGCCTCGAAAGTTACATTAAGTAATCTTTAAACTAAACTTCCTGTGTGAAAGAAATTTTCAACTTCAACAGTACGTTTCTGTTATTTTGACCACATCCTGTGATGTTTAAACAGTCAGTTGGTTCATACTCACAGACTTCAGCAGAGTGCAGATCCTCAGGGCCTTTTACAGCACAGGAGAAGCTGTCAGCCGAGGTGTTGGGAATTACAAAATGTGGTTTCTTATGCTTTCTGTCTAAGTTTCTGTTCATATACCATGTGAAGGCAGTTTGATGGTCAGTCAGGGAACAGCTGGTGTTACAGGCCAGTTTGACATGGCCTGATATGCTTGTGGCTCTCCTTTGAACATGTATTTCTGTTTCAGAGACGACACATATCTTTCATCAGTtgttaaatcaaacaaatgtaacaaaaatgaTTACATAAATTGCTGAATAGAAAGTCAAACACAGTTAATCCAGACTACAGTGAATGTGTAAAACCGTGCTCGTAGCAAAATAAGATTTGACAGTGTAAAGACAAAATTAATCATCTGCTGGGAAGTAGAtcttcattttgaaaacatgacCTTAGGCCTGGTTCAGAATACACAATTTTTTATCTTAAACGATGGTCACTGTGTCTTGCCATGTCTTGGCCAGGTGACTGGAAAGACAACACGTATGACCCCGATCGATCACGGCATGTCATATTTCACGATCACAGACGACATCAGATGTCATAGGGGAGGTgggtgaagcaactgtcaaGTGTTGTGTGTGGTGTTGTGGTCTTGTTTaccaaaaaagaggaaagacagagaataTGGCTGTGGatataacattaaaagcaaatgcaagaggaGGTGTAAACTTTGGCTCATAATTCATTGGTCACGACAAAACTGTGTCAAAATCGGGCCAAAATCATGTAACCTGAACCAGGTCTTAGTGTTGTGGGAGACGGAGGtggcattgtttgtttgtgtgtgtgtgtgtgtgtgtgtgtgtgtgtgtgtgtgtgtgtgtgtgtattttgagaAACTTAACCTCTGGGGTACGTGATGGAGCAGGGCTCATCCACTGATTTCTGCTCATACGAGCACATTCTCCCTTTAGCATAGGTCACAGTAAAGCAAGCTGATGTGACAGAATCTGGACAAGAAGAAATGGTTTTTGCTGAATTTTGGCAATTAGTCATCTCATTTCATAAGCTTTATAATGAAATGTTTCAGTGCCTGAATAATAAAATCATTCATGAAAGTATAATATTTTTTGCCCCAAGTTTTTTAACATGATAAGAGGTTAAACATGCTCACTCACCCACTGAGACTTCAGGGGCTCTGAGATCCTCGTAGCCTTTGATAGCACAGGAGTATCTGACTGCTTCCTCACTGCTGACCAGATGTTGGTACCAGGGAGACCAGTCCTGATAGAGGAACTCTCTGTTCTTGTACCAGATGTAGGCTGCAGGGCTTTCAGTCAGAGGACAGCTGGTGCTACAcatgagtgtgactgtgtgtccctctgtggaGGGAATCACCTTCACCTGCAGGTCTGAGAGGATCATGATGTGTGAAATCAAAATTCATGCCCTGTTTATTCTTAAGTTAATAAATTCGTAATAGATTAGTGACAACCAGTTTACCTGCAACACGGAGCTGAATCGTGCTTCGCTGACACTTTTCTGGTTTGTCAGTCGTTTCTTTGCAGCAGTAAacattttcatctctctctgttaaATCTTTGATTGACAGAGTTAAAGGACTCCCTTCAGACCTTTTGTACGTTACATGATTTCCATCTGCAGAGAGCTCCTTCTGAACACGTTCGGATCCTTCCCAGTGTTCAGTGTACCATTTCATGCTGGCAGTGGGCTTTTCAGCTGAGCAGGGCAGCTCCACTGACGAACCTTTCAAGGCACAGATGCTGTTTTCTCGTCCCTGAACCTCTTTAACAGAAGATTTTATGAGCAAACATCTGCACAGATTTATAcattttataatttttttttcctatgcTCATCACTCAGTGATCATAGTGTGATATTGTTGAAGTGCAAACCCTGGGAGCTgcattcatctgttttttttttataactccCTACACTCCAGAAAAACTTCTTTTCAGTTAGATATTGTTATATAAGAAAGTATAAACAGTTATTCATACCTGAGATGTACAGAATGAAACCTATAAACACACATCCAGCTTCTGCCAACAACATGGCTGTTGTAGTCTTCAATGTCTACTCAGAAAGTTGATTTTATAATTGAATGACCTTATTGCTCCGGCTGTGGAaagctttttgaaaaataagAATCAAAATGAATGTTCAAAATCAGCAGTCTTCTTACAGAGATTGAATAGACTGTGAGCGTGGGAGACAGACAAACGACACACAGCTCTGACATGACAAAAGGCACTTCCTTCCTCATTATTATTCTTGGTACAAAATCTATGTAGTGCAGTAGTTACTTGATGTCAGATTTTGTCACTGAAAGATTAGAATTTAACTTGAGAGTATTGTATGTCTCACAGTTTTTATCGCATTTATTATAGATATTTTTTGACATTGTGGCACAGTGCAGGAGGAGTGAATTGTGTTATATTTCTTCAAAAAGTTGTTAAAGTTGgcaga contains the following coding sequences:
- the LOC143319796 gene encoding uncharacterized protein LOC143319796; its protein translation is MCSTSCPLTESPAAYIWYKNREFLYQDWSPWYQHLVSSEEAVRYSCAIKGYEDLRAPEVSVDSVTSACFTVTYAKGRMCSYEQKSVDEPCSITYPREIHVQRRATSISGHVKLACNTSCSLTDHQTAFTWYMNRNLDRKHKKPHFVIPNTSADSFSCAVKGPEDLHSAEVCAEDKNCWSVNYVRRRICALKGSTVNISSQYSHPSYQQPESKSWYKIKRALNKDPEKLTDLAGHVQYNDKSKNHHILTINNLKKNDSAEYTFRLQEDEGWKQSDLPGVILVVTGLKVTFAPSAVVTEGQRVTLTCSTSCPLTDITNYMWYLNSRPLTLPQNQNKHLVLDSVSSQHAGNYSCAVKTPQNISSHEKTLTVHTTAGTTWKAAAAAAAGVCAVLLILIPFSVILWIRRKRSSFQSHRAETSDNLEQLNPDEISAQPTEQEDLHYSTVHFPQKHTDSLDSTVQTQQPQQQEHVLYAAANFRADTAPE